The Penaeus vannamei isolate JL-2024 unplaced genomic scaffold, ASM4276789v1 unanchor26, whole genome shotgun sequence genome contains the following window.
AATTCTTCCAGGGGTGGCATTTTGACGTGAGGGGCAGTGGTAATTGGTGGTTGAAAGTGTTCTGTTGAAAGTACCATTCAGTGTTTCGTCCAAACGCCAGTAAGTTGCGCGGACTGATTGCGGTATTTTATGCAAGCCACACTTGATTTCTGCCATTGGTATCGTGATCCTGGGCCAGTTAGATTGTCTGCAAAATTGCACATGAAATAAGGGTTATATATTCTTCCTCTAATTATGGTCTTTAGCTTGCATGAATATAACTGTCATTGTAATGTGATGATGAAATGAGTGTGCACGGGATATTGTGGACTATAAGCTTTGAAATGGCGTCTTATAGAAGGCTGTTGGACTAAATATATCTCAGCTGAGTTTAAGCTTATTAGATGTGGCTTTGGATAACTTGCCTTGTGATAGCTACTTGATGATATCTACATTATTAAATCCTAAACAGCTGACAGGAAATTTCCTTTTTTGTCATGATATgtgatttataattttttttttttttcttttgtttttatcatcttgatgttcttttactctcttttcctcctccaactccctcctccatgctttcctccatcttctcctcatttcctttatctttatcttcctttttctcttttatccctttctattaattttctttctctcctttctttatctcctctttctcttcctttgtcacattctctccctcatccttctctttctgcctttcctttcatttctcctaCTTTTCTTAATTCCTCATAAagacatttttttgtatatatatagttaattagTTCTTTCATCTGTAAATTGAATGACAAATGCATGACTTATTACCTTTTCTAATATAGATAATGTTCATCATTAATAATTGactcttctttgatttttttagTTTTCAGATTGGGAAGATATACTTAAAGTTTGCTCGGCAACATTTTGTTTTGgctagatgtatgtgtgtgtgagtgatgtgcatgtttaagtgtgtgtgtgagagaccaATGAGTATATTgacattgattatgattatttgttgTCAGTAATTTCCCTTTCTCGTAGAATGTTCTCCATTATCCTTTAGGTGATattagtttttaaaaaaattttcagGGCAATCCCAGACACAAGAGAACTGGCAAGGCCGCCAAGAATCGGAGCTCTCAGACAGAGAACCAACCGGATTCTGAGCTGCAGTGTTCTCCCGATGGACCACCTGTAGAGAGGCCAGTGTCAGCAGCCTGTTTGCTGAAGACTTCTGCAGAAAAGTGTCCTGATAGACCCCTTAAGGTAGCCAATTCCCAGCAAGGATCTCCAGTTACAGGGGGCAAAGGCAAGGAATCTCCCAAGAATTCAGCACCTCAGAGGAAGGGCTTGAATCCTGAGGGCAAGCCAGCTAAGAGAACCCAGTCTAAAGGATCCAGACCAGGCACACCAGGGCGAGCAAAAGGGCAACCTTCTTCCTCGCCAACCATCAATGCACAGGTCCCCCAATCCTCACCATTGGCAGCATCAGTAGTTGCAGATGCAACTGCTTCAACAAAGCAGGTATTAGAGAAAAGTGCTGAGAGAACAGAGCCAAGACAAGCTAATTTTTCTACCACTTGTCCATCAAGTAGTGAGAATAAACAGGGAAAGATGTCTGACCAAAAGCTTGCTAGTCTTTGCCAGTTGCTGGAAAATATAGTCTTGCAACATGGAGGTAAAGAGATGTCTTCTGGTGGAACCAAGCCTGTTAGTGTCCCTCAGcaaaatcagaatacagctaCTAAGGTATCTCCAGTCGCAAAACCTGCTTCTgaaacatcatcatcaaaaggTAAAGGTACTGAAGAGCACCCTGGTGCAGAGAAGtcaagagaagaaatagaaatggagaggaaagccaggaaggaggcaaagaaagcaggaaaaaagaaaggaggtgaTCAGAGCAAAGCCAAGGAAGGTGGTACAGATGAGagcacaaaggaaaacaaaaagccaCCTCCTCAAAACCAGAAGGAAGCTAAGGCTCAGAGCAAGCCAGCAGAGGAGAAAGCAGCACCTCCGCAGCAGTGTAAGCAGGGGCAGGAGCCGCAGCAGAAAGAAGGGGTTGAAGATGGCAGTGGCAAGTCAAAAGCAGACCTGAAGCGGGAAAGACGTGAGAAGCAGGAAGCCCAGAGGCAGGCTAAAGCATTAGCAAAAGCACAGCAGGAagcagagaagcagaaaaagagccAGCCTCAGTCTCAAAAGATCATACGTGAGGAAGCTAAAAAAGCACCACAAACCAAAAAGTTTGCTGATGGGAGGCGCTTTAGGGACAAGAAGAGTGTGGAGAAGGACAGCTCGCGGAGAATCCCACTGCTAGGCCACCTCACCCCTTACACGTCGCATCCACCATCACTACCTGTCAACAGTGATTCCATCCACCCTGCTATAAGGACTCTCGGTCAAAAGATGAAGGTAGGATTATGCCAGTAAACTACACTGAGCTGTTGTCCTGTTTCTATTACGGTAATATGATAGGTAGAGCTCACAAGGTTTCCTCTTATTAAGAGTTACAACAGGGATTTTGGAGGGAAGTGGAAAATGTTTTTATGTAGTGCACATGTTAAATCTAACCCATTGACTACTGTACTGTCTTATGTTGATCAAAGTATATGTGAGAGATTGAACTATTGCAAATTTATTTATCATGCTAGCTTGTTGTCATATGAAATTTACACAGGACCGTGTTGTGGATGGGTCAACTGCACGGGTAATTGCAACATTAGCTGCTCTGAAGAGATTCATCAATGACTATAGAACACCTGAGTCTTGTGACCTCTCCAGAGATCTTGCAGAGAAGATAGTGCCTAATGTGGCACACCTCCATGCTTGTCGTCCTCTGGCAATTGCAATGGACAATGCCGTCAGGTGTGTGCTTATTGgttgtaatatttatttatttattttattatttttttttttttcctgatttcccATTTTTATTGAAATACATAGGCCTGGCATAGTTGATTGATTCTTTATTGTATCAAAtttgagatatagatataaaccttgttattaatattttttcctcatcctctatATCTTTCTGGGTGTATGCAATGAATTACatcaaattaagaaaaagaaatttaagaaAATGGTTATTATTTCAGATTTTTGAAGCACAAGATAAACAGCATCGAGCCGAATGTCCCCGAGGCACAAGCCAAAGACTTGTTACGCACAGCCATTGATGAGTATGTTTGCGACAACATCAACCTCGCCAGCAGCACCATAGCCACTCATGGTGCCCAGTTACTCAAGGATGGAGATGTTATTCTTACATTTGGCTAGTAAGCATATTTCCAATGCATGTGAAAGtgattacatttttatatattgatgAGAATTGATGAATATACACATAGAATGTAATCAAAAGGTATCCACTCTTTTGCTGTAAAATGAAAACTGTACTAAAGAAATTTAGGGAAAACTTGACCCCCTCTCAAGTAGGGCTTCTGGCATACTACAGATATAACCCAGGTTTGTTCCCATGCCGAGAAATGTTTCATGAGGTATTTTCTTGTGGTCATTCTgcattatttcatttgttttttcctttgttaGTATGTTCTAGAGTGTTAGACTATCAGTAGGGAGTGTTATGTGGTTGTTCTTCATCACCTTTGGGAGTTAAAGTGATGCAGAAGACAGCATTGCAGGCATTGCCTTTATGGTGATATTGCTTGCATTCAGAACAGATTAAGAGAATCATGTCTTTGTTCCTTTATTTGATAGATTTTTTAAGTAGTAGTATCACTCTTACCCTATTTAACCCACAAGAGATGGTACATTTATAAaccaaaaataatattttctgggTGGCTTCAAAATCAGTGTATGGATGAGTCCAGCAGCCTGCCTGTGCGCCACTCGCAACAGGTGACAAAATCAGAGCGCGAGCTCTGATCTGGTGTTGCATCGGCAGGACACCGGTTTACTTTTcagggtgtctcatatatgggacacccatcATAAGTGGGTTAAAATTTGATTTGTTACTTTGTCTTAGCTGCAATGGGAACCCTGCTTGGCTATGTAGGGGGTCAGGGGGCCTAATTGGATACAATCAAAGTTTCTGTAGATTAACTTGTACAGGTTCTGTTTACAGCCAGTGGTTAGTTACTTAtaagagtgtgtgagtatgtgtgagagagtgagtatgtgtgagagagtgagtatgtgtgagagagtgggtgtgtgtgagagagtgggtgtgtgtgagagagtgggtgtgtgtgagagagtgggtgtgtgtgagagagtgggtgtgtgtgagagagtgagtgtgtgtgagagagtgagtgtgtgtgagagagtgagtgtgtgtgagagagtgagtgtgtgtgagagagtgagtgtgtgtgagagagtgagtgtgtgtgattttgtgtgtgtgtgtgcacattttgtatgtttgtaattttttgtatttatgaaaattattgtgcTTCAGTTTTTTATgatttgtgtgtattcatgtattaaTACATTTTCTTCTTGATATCCAGTTCAGCTCTTGTTTGCGACATGGTTGAAGCCGCACGAAATGGCAGCAGTTGCATGAATGTGAGTGTTGTGGTTGCAgactcaccctttcctcccacgGGTTCAGATATGGTCAAGCAACTGGCTGCTATGGGTGTTCCCACGTATTACCGTCTCATTACAGATGTCACCCACATTATGCACAAGGTCAGTTTTGAGAAGCTTTTGCCGTGTGTAGAGTGAGTGCTAAAAGATATGCTGTAACTTTTGCCATtgaatttcattattgtttatactgAGGTTTTATTTTGTGCATGCATATCACCAAATTAGGTTTTAATGGATGTTTTACAATTCAGGATCTTATTTCTTTGCTTTTGGCTGTATCAGGTAACCaaggtagtagtagaagcagaatcAGTCATGATGAACGGCGCCGTCCAGGGTATGTGTGGGACAGCAGGACTGGCTCTTGCTGCTGCCACCCATGACACGCCCTTCATTGTCCTCTGTCACACATACAAGTTTAGCAATAACGATCTCACTGATTCTTTGGTGGTGAATGAATTAGGTAAGTTCGTGTGATGTATTCATTCTGGAGGGAAAGATGTGTTATGCATTCTTTATTTCCCGAATGTCctattgtattatatgtatttggaAGCAAGACATAATTGCTAAAAATATCATGTTATCTGAAGATTTTAGTTTAATTTCTCCTGAAAAAGGAGAGCTTTGAACTTCAGGTGATTTAGATattaaggaaaagaggaaaatgtactCAAAGATTTTAGATTTTTCtaaatctgtatatgtatttttcgTGTCTAAATTTTAATACTTTTTGCCTACAGGGGATGCAAATGGCATTGTCAATTGTCCATCCAGGGAATACTGTGATCTCCTGACTGATTGGAAGGACACAGAAAATCTAAATGTAGTGCGACTAGTGTATGATGTGACACCAGCTGCCCTTGTGACAGTGCTGGTCACAGAGCAGAGTGTTCTTCCAACCTCTGCTGTACCGGTTATCATCCGACGTAATTACGCAGATATTCTCGGACAGGATTAGGCATTTGTATTGGTGTTAGGAATATTAACTAAATTAAGGTTATGGACAAGCTGTTATGGTATCACATTTTTCAAAatgccttatttttttctttttcattctaaaaTTGCTGTTTTGTCTTGTCATATAGgttaatattaatttattttgcTTTCTGGTGATGAAAAGGTATTTTAGGGTTATGAAAGCTCTGTCTTCATAACTTTTACTGAGAAGCTCAagtaaattttttttcttcttgtacaaGAGGAATTTCTAATTCAAGTTTTTAGGAATCATTAAAGCCAATACTTAATGAGTGTTACTTTCCCcccttaagaaagaaagaatgaatgaatgaattgtcCTGGAGCACTACAAAAGGATCCAATATATTTGTTAATCAGCTATTACTCCTTTTTGTTGGAGAATTTACTGTTAgaagttttatgtttttttgtatatacaagaTAAAGGAAAAGGTGTACAGAACTCAGAAGGTTTATGAATAGCTATGTATTTTGTCTAGATCAAGAAAAAGATCTTTAAATTACAATATGCAGATTCTCTTGTTGATTTTAAACAGATTttgtaaatgataaaaaaggaaataaaaagagaggttGAATAAAGTTAGTttggataaaaataaatacatgttcATGGCTCATTATAGAATACTTGGGATGGTATGTATTGTCATTGGCCGAGAATACTTATAcagtttttccccctttctttttgttcccttaatttctgagagagagagagaaaatgatagagaataagagagagaatgaatgaatgaatgagtgaaaaagaatgaatgaatgggagagagagtgagacagagagagagagagagagagagagagagagagagaaagagtgagtaagagtgagagtgagaaagagagagagattgatagagaaagagagagagtgagaatgagagagagagagactgagaatgagagagagagagactgaggaagagagagagagagactgagaaagagagagagagagagagaaagagagtgagagagagagagagagaaagagagtgagagagagagagagagagagtgagaaagagagagagagagtgagaatgagaaagagagagagagagagagactgagaaagagagagagagagactgagaaagagagagagagagaaagagagtgagagaaagagagtgagagagagagagtgagggcgaaaaagagagagagagagagagagagagagtgagtgagtgagtaagtgagagagagtgagtcagaaagagagagagagagagagagagtgagtcagaaagagagagagagtgagtcagaaagagagagagagtgagtcagaaagagagagtgagaatgagagagagaaagagagggagaatgagagagagaaagagagtaagaatgggaaatagaaagagaaagagagaaagagaaagagagagaaagagaaagagagagaaagagaaagagagagagagaaagagagagagagagaaagagagagagagagagaaagagagagagagagaatgagaaagagagagagtgagaatgagaaagagagagtgagaatgagagagagagagactgagaatgagagagagagagactgaggaagagagagagagagactgagaaagagagagagagagagtgagagagagtgagagagagagagagaaagagagagagagagaggagagtgagaaagagagagaaagagagagagagagtgagaaagagagagagagagcagagtgagagagagagagagagagagactgagaaagagagagagagagaaatagagtgagagagaaagagagaaagagagagaaagagagagaaagagtgagagagagaaagagagagagagaaagagagagagagagaaagagtgagagtgagaaagagagagagagagagtgagaaagagagagaaagagagtgagaaagagagagaaagagaaagagagtgagagaaagagaaagagagtgagagaaagagagagagagagagtgagagaaagagagagagagagagagaaaaagagagaaagagaaagcgagagaaagagaaaaagagagaaagagagaaagagaaaaagagagaaagagaaagcgagagaaagagaaagagagagagagagagaaagagtagggagagagagagacagagtagctGAGAGTCACAGCCAGTTCATTTGCTCCGTATTTACTTTGGTATTTCCTATGTTTCTAGGCCTCTGTTGTTTGCGATTTTTGGCATATTCACTTATGAATATCCAGTCATCCTCTTGCTGGCCTGCTACATAAGAAATATCAGTGCTACTGTTTGTAATTTGTCATTTTGTTGTCGTTCCAACGATAACCGTTGCTCGTCTTCAAACCTTGGCTACCTCCCACTCTCTCAAACTACCGAAGCACCTAACTATCGCTTGGCGTTAATGACAACATCCCCACTTCTCCCTATAGCTCGGCTATTCAGAGTTGTTGGATGTCTTATTGATGCTTAGTTTATGTCTCATTTATTAATGAAGACTCTTACCCTTCCATTGCTTCTCTTACACTTCGTTAGAGTCCTGCAATAGTCACTGCTCACAAACCGGTCGAGGCTTCGCACGTGAGCATACTTGCAGAGTGTTTGAGGCGGAGTGGCACTGTCGGCTTCCTCAAAGCCAGCTTATAGGGTTAGGTCCTCCCTTGCAAGGGCGCC
Protein-coding sequences here:
- the LOC113823224 gene encoding translation initiation factor eIF2B subunit delta; protein product: MTLMFSPTAGLVQHTGVMAPPGNPRHKRTGKAAKNRSSQTENQPDSELQCSPDGPPVERPVSAACLLKTSAEKCPDRPLKVANSQQGSPVTGGKGKESPKNSAPQRKGLNPEGKPAKRTQSKGSRPGTPGRAKGQPSSSPTINAQVPQSSPLAASVVADATASTKQVLEKSAERTEPRQANFSTTCPSSSENKQGKMSDQKLASLCQLLENIVLQHGGKEMSSGGTKPVSVPQQNQNTATKVSPVAKPASETSSSKGKGTEEHPGAEKSREEIEMERKARKEAKKAGKKKGGDQSKAKEGGTDESTKENKKPPPQNQKEAKAQSKPAEEKAAPPQQCKQGQEPQQKEGVEDGSGKSKADLKRERREKQEAQRQAKALAKAQQEAEKQKKSQPQSQKIIREEAKKAPQTKKFADGRRFRDKKSVEKDSSRRIPLLGHLTPYTSHPPSLPVNSDSIHPAIRTLGQKMKDRVVDGSTARVIATLAALKRFINDYRTPESCDLSRDLAEKIVPNVAHLHACRPLAIAMDNAVRFLKHKINSIEPNVPEAQAKDLLRTAIDEYVCDNINLASSTIATHGAQLLKDGDVILTFGYSALVCDMVEAARNGSSCMNVSVVVADSPFPPTGSDMVKQLAAMGVPTYYRLITDVTHIMHKVTKVVVEAESVMMNGAVQGMCGTAGLALAAATHDTPFIVLCHTYKFSNNDLTDSLVVNELGDANGIVNCPSREYCDLLTDWKDTENLNVVRLVYDVTPAALVTVLVTEQSVLPTSAVPVIIRRNYADILGQD